GGTTGTTTGTTCTCCATATTCAGGGCGATATAACAGCGTCAAAATTGGCCGTCCACCTATAACAGCTACTAAGACACCTATTCCCCCTAAAACAGTCGCAATTCCTAGCAGCTTCAATAACAGGTTACGGAAAGCCTTGTGATTGCCTTCTGCATAATATTTGGCGAGTCGAGGAATGGCTGACTCCCCCAGGGCGTTGATTACCATACCACCTGCCACCATTAAGTAAGCTAAAGCGGCAAAGATACCCAACTCCCGCACACCTAAATATCGTTCAATAAAATAACGGGGAATATTGGCATTAAATGAAATTAGCATCATTACAAATCCCAAAGGTAAAGAAAGCCATGTTAGCTTGATGAGACTTTTCTTATGCCAACGAGGTTGTAATTTTGATCTCTGTTTTATAATTAATAACCCACTACGAATGTCATAACTAAATAACACTACAACCCAGGTAAAAATCAACCCTAATACACCCCAAGAAACCCTTCCAGATAGATATACTCCGATGCCTAGCAGCAGTAATGATAGTGGTCCTTTAATCATCAATGAGATCGCAATTCTATCCATCCGTTCATGCTGCTGAATTAACCCACAAAATATATCACTAATTGCCTCAAATGTCTTGGCTACTCCTATTAAGAAAATAACTAAAGATATTTCTCCTCCATATCCACTAAAAAAGCTAATGATTGTAATAGTTAAAAGGGCTAAACCTGTTGATATTAGCCTTAGTGCTAAATAATCACTAAACAAAAACTGTTGTTTAACATCTGTTGCTTGGACGATTCGTAATTGGAGATTTGTAAACATCATTATGGGTGCTGTCACCGCTAGACCCAAGGTAAATTGTCCTACCATTTCTGGACTACCAAGTTTGGCTAAAACTACTAACATTCCCCACTGGCAACCTGAATAAATCACATTACCAATGAATGTCCAAGAGAAGTTACGACGGAGGGTGATGGGCTTATTTTGTTGCATCTGCTTTAGCCATTACCCTAGTTTGTTTTTGGTGTCCTTTGCCAAACACAAAAATTATTTGATACCCATCTACACAGGCTATCCATTTACCATCATCAAGTTGATGAGGATCGATAGTGTGCATTCCGATTTTATTCCACCCATAACCACTGGCTTTAATAATGGGATTGTTGAGAATTGCTTTTTCTTCATAATTAGTAGTTGTTAAATTGATAATTTCATAAGCACGAACTTGATTGCCATAAAAACCCTCAACATCTTGGGTATATCGGAATATCTTGCCATCGCAGATTGTGACTCGACCTCCTGATCTAGATATATGTAAATTTCCTTCTATGAGAGGACTTTGAGGATGCTGAATCCAATCTCCCATTAATTCATCAGCATAGTAAAGATGCAGAGTATTCCCTTGAAATGATGTCGTAAATATCCACCATTTATCATCGAAATTGAAAATGGAAGAATCCACATAATCACTGCCATCTAATAAGGTTTTAACTAATGTCCATTGAGTTGGAAAATCAACAGCTTTATATAACCGTATCGAATCCGCTTCATAACTTTCTGGAATCATATAGTATTCATTTTCAAATTTGAATACATAAGGATAAGATAAGTGAAAATTCTCACTCATCACTATTTGTTGATAACTCCACTTAAATCCATCATTACTAGTTGCCAGTCCTATTTCTCCTCGATTATTTAAACTATTCAGAACCTCAAAAAACATATACCAAGTCCCATTTTCATAAACCATAAATGGATCAGCTACAAACTTGGCTGGGACATCTGTAACATCTTTAGCGGTCAAAATTGGATTTTTGATATTTTCTGGAGAACTTAGCTGAAAAGGTGATTCACCTGTATAAATTCCGATAGACCAATCACACTTCCTGCTCACAAAAGTTCTTGCTATTTCTTTGAGAGAAGATAAATAGTTAGATTTGGGAAAATCTTCTGTCTGATCTCTACTGTTTAATTTCATATTTTTTACTTAGAATCATCATAAACGCCGAGAATTTTAATTGATAAGTTTAAAGCATTGCATATTAAAATCACCCTATTCAATGATCAACTATCTAGTAATTGGCAATAATAAATCTTCACCAATTAAATGGGAATGCTATTGATATTTATCAACCAAACATAAACATTAATCTATGGGTTATTGTTTTTTATCTTGAACTTATAGAGTTTTTATCAAATTTCTACTGCTTAAGTCATGCCAGTTTGACAGAAATTTCCTATTTTTTAATTTTGAATTCCGTCTTGTATTACTAGACTTTTGTTTGTAATGTCTTCAGTAATTCAGTATTTACCTCCAATTCACAAGTAAGAGAAATCTTACCTGTACGAGCGGTTTCTCTAAGTTCAAATTTTTGTAGCACTTTAAAAATCGCTACACGATCACCCAAAACTTCTAAGAGTGTGTTTGATAGCTTGCGTGGCGTAGCCATAAAGTTATGATTGATGTATCAAATATCTTTTACCCCACCCTAACCCTCTGACAAGTGTAGGTTTTTTACATTGTCTTGAGGACAAGACAAGGCAGACAAGGTGACAAGGTGACAAGGGAGGAAAACCGGACAAATGAATGGATGATTAGTAACAAAACAACCCATGAATTGAGTATTTTGTGGATAAAATCCTCCTTGTCTACTATCCTTCCTTGTCTTCCCGGTCTGGCCTTTACAGAGAATATTAAAAACCTACACCTGTCAGGGGATTAAGGGGGGTAAAAATCACAACGTATTACTTTAGATTTTTAAACTTGGTAATATGACCGATACCATTTAACGAATCTCTCAATACCCACCTCAATTGAAGTATTCGGTTTAAAACCAACATCTGCTACTAAAGCATCAATATCGGCATAAGTTGCAGTTACATCACCGGCTTGCATTGGGAGCAAATTTTTCTCTGCTTTTATCCCCAAGTAATTTTCCAGAATTTCGATAAATTGCATTAATTCAACAGGTCGATTATTACCTATATTGTAATTTTTGTATGGTGCATAACTTGTAGCAGGATCAGGTATATTTCCTGACCAGTTAGGGTTAGCTTGGGCAACTTGATCAACAACGCGAATTACACCTTCAATAATGTCATCAATATAAGTAAAATCACGCCTCATTTTACCGTAATTGAAAACATCAATGGGTTGTCCTGCCAAAATTGCTTTGGTAAACAGAAATAAGGCCATATCTGGACGACCCCAAGGACCGTACACAGTAAAGAAGCGCAATCCTGAAGTTGGCAAGCCGTACAAACTACTGTAGGTATGTGCCATTAATTCGTTGGCTTTTTTGGTGGCAGCATACAAACTAATGGGATGATCAACATTATCGTGAACGGAGAAGGGAATTTTTGTATTTGCACCATAAACTGAACTCGAAGAAGCAAATACTAAATGTTGTACGTTTGTATAACGACAACCTTCTAAAATATTGACAAATCCCACTAAATTACTATCTACATAAGCATGAGGATTTTTTAACGAGTAGCGAACTCCTGCTTGTGCAGCTAAATTGACGACTTTATCAAAATTAGATTGAGCGAATAATTTGGAGATATCTTCTCGGTCCGCTAAATCCAATAAATGGAAGTTAAAACCTGGTTTTCTTAAAAGTTGCTCTAGTCTGTCCTTTTTTAAGGTAACATCGTAGTAATCGTTGAGGTTGTCTAAACCAATAACTTCATCACCCCTTTCTAGTAAGCGTTGACTGAGGTGAAAACCAATAAAACCAGCCGCACCAGTAACTAAAATTTTCGCCATATTTTCACCTCTTACTAACTCCAATAATTCATCCGAATTTCAACCATTCTTAATAACTTGACTCTGAATTTATCATCCTTATTTGATTATTATTCATGATAAGCTAATATTCCTGTAATCATACTCCTTGAGGCTTGAATTTTATTAAGGATTTATCTATTAAATCATCCGTGATATAATCGGTGATTAAATCCTCTTTTCTCAAGTTATCTTCTAAATACTTAGGTTTGTAACCTGCTACCATTTGTGCCAGCAATAACATAATAGAATCAACATCATTTTTGCTTGCCGCTCCTAATAAAGTTTCTACAGCAATATCCAAATAACTAGGGATAATCTGACTGGCATTTTTCACAACTAACAGTTTTTCATGCTCCGTCTTTTCATATTCTTCTCCTTCAATAAACAACTCCTCAAATAACTTTTCTCCCGGTCTTAATCCAGTAAATACTATGTCCATATCTTTGTTAAATTCATATCCTGAAAGATGAATTAGTTCTTTTGCTAAATCCACAATTTTCACAGGTTCACCCATATTTAGCATTAAGACTTCACCACTACGACCCAAAACAGATGCTTGTAAAACTAATTGAACTGCTTCCGGTATAGTCATGAAATAACGGCAAATATCGGGATGAGTTACTGTAATTGGTCCACCTGCTAGGATTTGTTTTTGGAAAGTAGGAACTACGCTACCTCGACTCCCTAAAACATTACCAAAACGTACAGCTACATAGGATTTACCGCTTTGTCTTGCAGCTTGTAAAACTAGCATTTCCGCTACTCTCTTACTAGCACCCATCACATTAGTAGGATTCACCGCTTTATCTGTAGAAATCATCACAAAATGTTCAACATTATATTGCAGTGCTACTTGTAACAAATTTCTCGTTCCCATGACATTATTCGTAATTGCTTCTGCGGGATTTAATTCCATCAGAGGAACGTGTTTATGAGCAGCAGCATGAAAAATTACATCTGGTTTAAATCTCTCAAAAGCGTGTTCCAATCTCGACCGCATCCGAATATCAGCAATGAATGTATAAATCTGCGGGATATTGATGGCTGATTTACCATTATCTTTCATGAATTGGATAAGTTGTTCTAATTCTTGTTGGATATTAAAAACAGAATTTTCTCCATGGCCAATCAGAATTATTTTAGCTGGATGACAACGGAAAATTTGCCGACATAGTTCACTACCAATTGATCCACCTGAACCTGTAATTAAGACAGTTTTATTTTTAATAAATCTAGATACTCTGGCAATGTCTATATGAATGGGTTCACGTCTGAGTAGGTCTTCGATTTTGATATCTCTAACACTATTTACCCGAACACGACCATTGATAATTTCAGATATTCCCGGTAAGGTGGTCGGTTGTATTCCATTTGCTTGACAAATATCTACAATTTCCCGAATGATTTTTCCAGCAACTGTAGGCATAGCAATGATAACTTTCTGGATTTCTAGTGTATTAATCACCTCAGCTATTTTATAGCGATCGCCTAATATAGGAATCCCCCTTAAATGTATGTGCTGTTTTTTGATATCGTCATCAATAAATCCTACAGGATAAACCCCAAATTGTGGATTTCTTTGCATATCCTCCACAAGAGAAACTCCCGCATTACCCGCACCAATAATCAGCACTCTTTCCCTATTTTTAGATATTTTCTGTCTATGATTTACCCTTTCTACAACCCGCACACTAAACCGGAGGACAATCACAAAAATACAAGACAGTAACCCCTCTAAAATTGGTAGTAATCGAGGAAGATTATCTAATGGCAAATGAAATATTCTATCCAATATATTAAATAGCGTTGTTTGGATGACTACCACACCCATCATTAACGTAACTATATAGATTACTTCCTCAATGCTTGCATATCTCCAATAGCGGCCATAAAAACCAAACCCCCAAAAGACAATTTGTTTGACTACTAAAAACAAACCTGTCGCCATTCCTAATTGTAAAATATATTCTTGCAAATTGAGATTACCATCTAAACGCAAGAACAATGCTAACAATGGCGTAATTGCAAAAATAGCGATATCAAAAATAAACCAATGTCTATTTCTGATTGTGTTTAATTGATTTGATAACTTTTTAAGTATTTTCTGAATAGTGAAATGAGAAACGAGAAATAGGATATTCACATCAATATCTCCAGAGAAGTATATAGAACATTTTCTCTAGTAAACACCTGGAATTTTCATTGATAAGTTCAAAAATGGTATATTCAAATCACCCTATGTAATAATTAATTATGTGGTGATTTGCCCGAATAAATGTTCACCAATCAAATCAAAATGTTATATTGTTGATCTTTATCAATCAAACATAAACATTAATGTATGAGTTATTATTTTTTATCTTGAACTTATAGAGTTTTTATCAGATTTTCACTGGTTAAGTCACGCCAGTTTGACAGAAATTCCCTATTAACTTAAAATAATAGCAGCAGACACAGTAGCTACACTATATCTGCTGCTTAATGAGATCGAAAAATCCGATTATCAACTACTTGTAATCAAGCTAATACATAACGGTGTCAGTCAATCAACAATTAAAAATCTATAAAAAGCCTGTTTAGGTTGCTTTTTTAATTTTTAATTTTTAATTCTGTCTTTGGGTACTAGACTTTTGTTTGTAATGTCTTGAGTAATTCAGTATTCACGCCCGATTCACGAGTGAGAGAAATTTTACCTGTACGAGC
The window above is part of the Dolichospermum sp. DET69 genome. Proteins encoded here:
- a CDS encoding NAD-dependent epimerase, which produces MAKILVTGAAGFIGFHLSQRLLERGDEVIGLDNLNDYYDVTLKKDRLEQLLRKPGFNFHLLDLADREDISKLFAQSNFDKVVNLAAQAGVRYSLKNPHAYVDSNLVGFVNILEGCRYTNVQHLVFASSSSVYGANTKIPFSVHDNVDHPISLYAATKKANELMAHTYSSLYGLPTSGLRFFTVYGPWGRPDMALFLFTKAILAGQPIDVFNYGKMRRDFTYIDDIIEGVIRVVDQVAQANPNWSGNIPDPATSYAPYKNYNIGNNRPVELMQFIEILENYLGIKAEKNLLPMQAGDVTATYADIDALVADVGFKPNTSIEVGIERFVKWYRSYYQV
- a CDS encoding oligosaccharide flippase family protein encodes the protein MQQNKPITLRRNFSWTFIGNVIYSGCQWGMLVVLAKLGSPEMVGQFTLGLAVTAPIMMFTNLQLRIVQATDVKQQFLFSDYLALRLISTGLALLTITIISFFSGYGGEISLVIFLIGVAKTFEAISDIFCGLIQQHERMDRIAISLMIKGPLSLLLLGIGVYLSGRVSWGVLGLIFTWVVVLFSYDIRSGLLIIKQRSKLQPRWHKKSLIKLTWLSLPLGFVMMLISFNANIPRYFIERYLGVRELGIFAALAYLMVAGGMVINALGESAIPRLAKYYAEGNHKAFRNLLLKLLGIATVLGGIGVLVAVIGGRPILTLLYRPEYGEQTTLFICLMVVAGINYMSSFLGYAMTAARYFRMQIPLFMTVASISGIACFWLLPKLGLLGGAVALLLGSITQLIISVGVIIYILYKLQKYENSKSAA
- a CDS encoding polysaccharide biosynthesis protein, producing MNILFLVSHFTIQKILKKLSNQLNTIRNRHWFIFDIAIFAITPLLALFLRLDGNLNLQEYILQLGMATGLFLVVKQIVFWGFGFYGRYWRYASIEEVIYIVTLMMGVVVIQTTLFNILDRIFHLPLDNLPRLLPILEGLLSCIFVIVLRFSVRVVERVNHRQKISKNRERVLIIGAGNAGVSLVEDMQRNPQFGVYPVGFIDDDIKKQHIHLRGIPILGDRYKIAEVINTLEIQKVIIAMPTVAGKIIREIVDICQANGIQPTTLPGISEIINGRVRVNSVRDIKIEDLLRREPIHIDIARVSRFIKNKTVLITGSGGSIGSELCRQIFRCHPAKIILIGHGENSVFNIQQELEQLIQFMKDNGKSAINIPQIYTFIADIRMRSRLEHAFERFKPDVIFHAAAHKHVPLMELNPAEAITNNVMGTRNLLQVALQYNVEHFVMISTDKAVNPTNVMGASKRVAEMLVLQAARQSGKSYVAVRFGNVLGSRGSVVPTFQKQILAGGPITVTHPDICRYFMTIPEAVQLVLQASVLGRSGEVLMLNMGEPVKIVDLAKELIHLSGYEFNKDMDIVFTGLRPGEKLFEELFIEGEEYEKTEHEKLLVVKNASQIIPSYLDIAVETLLGAASKNDVDSIMLLLAQMVAGYKPKYLEDNLRKEDLITDYITDDLIDKSLIKFKPQGV